The genomic stretch GTGGACGCCAAGGGCAGCTATGTGCTGTCCAACGTCCACCGCCCCGGACGCACCTACGAACGGGTGATTCACGAGGCACAAATGCCCGTGGTCAGCCTTGACCGGCAACCGCAATTGATCGCCAACCAGCCCTACGCGGAACTGGTGTCGGCGGCGGCCACGGCCAATCACTTGCCCGAAGCCTTGCTGCACGCGGTGATCAACGCCGAGTCGAACTACAACCCCGGCGCCACCTCGCCCAAAGGCGCCGGCGGGCTGATGCAACTGATGCCGGACACCGCCCGCGAACTGGGGGTGACCGACGTCTATGACCCCAAGGCCAA from Pseudomonas allokribbensis encodes the following:
- a CDS encoding lytic transglycosylase domain-containing protein, encoding MLNPICAGLLGCMLLTGIAEADVFVSVDAKGSYVLSNVHRPGRTYERVIHEAQMPVVSLDRQPQLIANQPYAELVSAAATANHLPEALLHAVINAESNYNPGATSPKGAGGLMQLMPDTARELGVTDVYDPKANIQGGARYLKRLMTLFDNDIALAVAAYNAGPDAVLSRGRVIPPFAETQRYVPSVLRQYRRLQGLAADAPL